One Vigna unguiculata cultivar IT97K-499-35 chromosome 11, ASM411807v1, whole genome shotgun sequence DNA window includes the following coding sequences:
- the LOC114170022 gene encoding xyloglucan endotransglucosylase/hydrolase protein 9-like: MSHSLGLFVGLMLLVGVASTSNFDQLFQPSWAFDHFVHEGDLLKLKLDNYSGAGFGSKSKYMFGKVTIQLKLVEGDSAGTVTAFYMSSEGPNHNEFDFEFLGNTTGEPYSVQTNVYVNGVGNREQRLNLWFDPTKDFHSYSIFWNQRQVVFLVDETPIRVHTNMEHKGIPYPKDQAMGVYSSIWNADDWATQGGRVKTDWSHAPFFATFKNFEINACECPVSVAAMDNSKRCSSSEGKKYWWDEPNLAELNVHQSHQLKWVRARHIFYDYCSDTARFPVTPAECVHHRHN; encoded by the exons ATGTCTCACTCCTTAGGATTGTTTGTGGGTCTTATGTTGCTTGTGGGGGTGGCTTCCACCTCCAACTTCGACCAACTTTTCCAACCTAGTTGGGCTTTTGATCACTTCGTCCATGAAGGAGATCTCCTCAAACTCAAACTTGACAATTATTCCG GGGCTGGTTTTGGATCCAAAAGCAAGTATATGTTTGGGAAAGTGACCATCCAGCTTAAGCTCGTGGAAGGTGACTCAGCTGGGACTGTCACTGCTTTCTAT ATGTCGTCGGAGGGGCCAAACCACAACGAGTTTGATTTTGAGTTTCTAGGAAACACCACAGGGGAACCATACTCAGTCCAAACAAACGTGTATGTGAACGGAGTGGGCAACAGAGAACAAAGGCTCAACCTTTGGTTCGACCCTACCAAGGATTTCCACTCGTACTCCATCTTCTGGAACCAACGACAAGTTGT GTTTTTGGTGGATGAAACGCCGATAAGAGTGCACACGAACATGGAGCACAAGGGTATTCCTTATCCGAAAGACCAAGCCATGGGTGTGTACAGTTCTATATGGAATGCCGACGATTGGGCGACCCAGGGTGGTCGTGTGAAGACGGATTGGAGCCACGCGCCGTTCTTTGCGACCTTCAAGAACTTTGAGATCAATGCTTGTGAGTGCCCTGTGTCAGTGGCTGCAATGGATAACTCCAAACGGTGCAGCAGCAGTGAGGGTAAGAAGTATTGGTGGGACGAGCCAAATCTGGCTGAACTCAACGTGCACCAGAGCCATCAGCTGAAGTGGGTTAGGGCCAGACACATCTTCTATGACTATTGCTCTGACACTGCTAGGTTCCCAGTTACGCCAGCAGAGTGTGTTCATCACCGTCACAACTAG